In the genome of Triticum urartu cultivar G1812 chromosome 5, Tu2.1, whole genome shotgun sequence, one region contains:
- the LOC125508060 gene encoding factor of DNA methylation 1-like, whose translation MAETGGARCLHASLDVLASDVHSRLEFHKSAYTDYAGINNALHCVMEEKANLELQQNAVTEKDKLITEKDKLIAELKTRNEEQAAEIESLKEELEARESSHVLLALQGSGLQSSQSGRNKRTRESDGNGEVADEHGVMDNPDQDDQGLSTELENAKKELSDIHSKLIKGFMDISATSTRNIAIKNIGELSYKPFQQACLKKLPPEEASKKASEFYNFWQKQLLNPEWNPSKTVMEKGNPEEGISKEIDVHDADLLKLRAEWGEDVYKAVANCLVEMEKCGRLTDRTIIPVIWHQKADRTATRSESVEYMCSQVRRLRTRRN comes from the exons ATGGCTGAGACAGGAGGCGCACGTTGTTTGCACGCAAGCCTTGATGTGTTGGCTTCTGATGTTCACTCCAGGCTGGAGTTCCACAAGAGTGCCTATACGGACTACGCCGGCATCAACAATGCGCTTCACTGTGTCATGGAGGAAAAAGCAAATCTTGAGCTACAACAGAATG CTGTCACTGAAAAGGACAAACTGATCACTGAAAAGGACAAACTGATTGCTGAACTGAAAACAAGGAATGAAGAACAGGCAGCAGAGATTGAATCTCTAAAGGAAGAGCTGGAAGCAAGGGAGTCAAGCCATGTACTACTAGCACTGCAGGGAAGTGGTCTTCAGAGTAGCCAGTCTGGAAGA AATAAACGGACACGAGAATCTGATGGCAACGGTGAAGTTGCTGATGAGCATGGTGTTATGGACAATCCTGATCAAGATGATCAAGGTTTAAGCACTGAGCTTGAGAATGCTAAAAAGGAACTTTCTGATATCCACTCTAAGCTGATCAAG GGATTCATGGATATTAGTGCTACTTCAACACGGAATATTGCAATAAAGAATATAGGCGAATTGAGCTACAAGCCGTTCCAACAGGCATGCCTTAAGAAGCTGCCTCCAGAAGAAGCTTCGAAGAAAGCTTCTGAGTTTTACAACTTTTGGCAGAAGCAGCTGCTGAACCCAGAGTGGAATCCCTCCAAAACTGTCATGGAGAAAGGTAACCCTGAGGAAGGTATCTCTAAG GAGATTGATGTCCATGATGCCGATCTGCTAAAGCTACGTGCTGAATGGGGTGAAGACGTGTACAAGGCTGTGGCGAATTGTTTGGTGGAAATGGAAAAATGTGGCAGGCTGACGGACAGAACCATCATACCCGTGATTTGGCATCAAAAGGCGGACAGGACAGCCACTCGCAGTGAAAGTGTTGAGTACATGTGCAGCCAAGTGAGGCGTCTGAGAACTCGCAG GAACTGA